Proteins encoded within one genomic window of Ursus arctos isolate Adak ecotype North America unplaced genomic scaffold, UrsArc2.0 scaffold_9, whole genome shotgun sequence:
- the LOC113263278 gene encoding platelet basic protein isoform X1, with the protein MSLRPNATSSCPSASLLRVLQGLLLLSLLLTTLVPWTAGETQSADKKRFVELYCMCLKTVSGIHPSNIQNLEVLSAGPHCPNVQVIATLKNGKKVCLDPEAPQIKKIVQKILESNESTA; encoded by the exons ATGAGCCTCAGACCTAATGCCACCTCCTCCTGTCCCAGCGCCAGCCTGCTCCGGGTCCTACAGGGGCTGCTACTGCTATCCCTGCTCCTGACCACGCTGGTTCCCTGGACTGCTGGAGAAA CTCAAAGCGCGGACAAGAAGCGGTTCGTTGAACTTTACTGCATGTGCTTGAAGACCGTCTCTGGCATTCATCCAAGTAACATCCAGAATTTGGAGGTGCTCAGCGCAGGACCCCATTGTCCCAACGTTCAAGTGAT AGCCACActgaagaatggaaagaaagtcTGCCTGGACCCAGAAGCTCCCCAAATCAAGAAGATAGTCCAGAAAATTTTGGAAAGCAATGAGTCAACGGCTTAA
- the LOC125280957 gene encoding growth-regulated protein homolog gamma-like isoform X1 produces the protein MARAATPAAPRALRLLGAALLLLLLVPTGRRAAGAPVAAELRCQCLQTLQGIHLKNIQNVKVTPSGPHCAQTEVIATLKNGQEVCLNPEAPMVKKIINKMLNNSN, from the exons ATGGCCCGCGCCGCCACCCCCGCCGCACCCCGCGCCCTCCGGCTCCTCGGCGCCGCgctgctgctcctgctcctgGTCCCCACCGGCCGCCGCGCCGCAG GAGCGCCCGTGGCCGCCGAACTGCGCTGCCAGTGCTTGCAGACCTTGCAGGGAATTCACCTCAAGAACATCCAGAATGTCAAGGTGACGCCGTCGGGACCCCACTGCGCCCAAACCGAAGTCAT AGCCACTCTCAAGAATGGACAGGAGGTGTGTCTCAACCCCGAAGCCCCCATGGTCAAGAAAATCATCAATAAGATGCTGAACAA CTCCAACTGA
- the LOC113263278 gene encoding C-X-C motif chemokine 6 isoform X2, with product MSLRPSRAARVPGLSGSLCALLLLLLLLTPPGPLASAGPVSTIVRELRCMCLTTTPGIHPRMITKMQVVAAGPQCSKVEVVATLKNKKEVCLDPETPVMKKIIQKMLDSGRKTD from the exons ATGAGCCTCCGGCCCAGCCGCGCCGCCCGCGTCCCCGGCCTCTCGGGCTCGCTGTGTGCGctgctcttgctgctgctgctgctgacgcCGCCGGGGCCCCTCGCCAGCG CCGGTCCCGTCTCAACCATAGTGAGGGAGCTGCGCTGCATGTGTTTAACCACCACACCGGGGATTCATCCCAGAATGATCACTAAAATGCAGGTGGTCGCCGCCGGCCCGCAGTGCTCCAAGGTGGAAGTCGT AGCTACCCTGAAGAACAAGAAGGAAGTCTGTCTGGACCCAGAAACCCCAGTGATGAAGAAAATCATCCAGAAAATGCTGGACAG TGGGAGAAAAACTGATTAA
- the LOC113263278 gene encoding C-X-C motif chemokine 6 isoform X3, whose protein sequence is MSLRPSRAARVPGLSGSLCALLLLLLLLTPPGPLASAGPVSTIVRELRCMCLTTTPGIHPRMITKMQVVAAGPQCSKVEVVATLKNGKKVCLDPEAPQIKKIVQKILESNESTA, encoded by the exons ATGAGCCTCCGGCCCAGCCGCGCCGCCCGCGTCCCCGGCCTCTCGGGCTCGCTGTGTGCGctgctcttgctgctgctgctgctgacgcCGCCGGGGCCCCTCGCCAGCG CCGGTCCCGTCTCAACCATAGTGAGGGAGCTGCGCTGCATGTGTTTAACCACCACACCGGGGATTCATCCCAGAATGATCACTAAAATGCAGGTGGTCGCCGCCGGCCCGCAGTGCTCCAAGGTGGAAGTCGT AGCCACActgaagaatggaaagaaagtcTGCCTGGACCCAGAAGCTCCCCAAATCAAGAAGATAGTCCAGAAAATTTTGGAAAGCAATGAGTCAACGGCTTAA
- the LOC113263051 gene encoding LOW QUALITY PROTEIN: platelet factor 4 (The sequence of the model RefSeq protein was modified relative to this genomic sequence to represent the inferred CDS: substituted 1 base at 1 genomic stop codon), which translates to MSVGEGSGAPSPWLGPGLLLLGLLLLPAVLALPTGESXREEDLRCVCVKTTPLVRPKDVSSLEVIGVWGHCPTPQMIASLNNGRKICLDPNAVLYKKIIRKLLKS; encoded by the exons ATGAGCGTGGGAGAGGGTTCcggtgcccccagcccctggctgggCCCCGGGCTGCTGCTCCTGGGGCTGCTGCTCCTGCCCGCTGTGCTCGCGCTCCCCACAGGTGAGAGCTGAA gagaggaggacctGCGCTGCGTGTGTGTGAAGACCACCCCCCTAGTCCGTCCCAAGGACGTCAGCAGCCTGGAAGTGATCGGCGTCTGGGgccactgccccaccccccagatgAT AGCTTCGCTGAATAATGGGAGGAAAATATGCCTGGACCCGAATGCAGTACTGTATAAGAAAATAATCAGGAAGCTTTTGAAGAGCTAG